GTTCAGCATTGGCAGATGCCGCAGGATCTGCCAATGCTGAACGGGGATGTTGTGGCACCAGAGGTGCCACAACATCCCCGTTCAATTTGTACGCATAAAAAAACCGGTGAAGGATATCTCCTCCACCGGTTATATATTTTAAACTTCAGCTGATTAAGCTTCTGCTTTCATGCTTTTTGCAGTTCTCTTACGCTCTTCTTCATCCAGTATTGATTTACGCATACGGATATTGTTAGGCGTAACCTCGATGCACTCATCATGCTGGATATACTCCATACATTCTTCCAGTGTCATCAGGGTTTTAGGCGCAATGTTGGAAGCACCGTCAGTACCACTTGCACGCATGTTGGTCAGTTTTTTACCCTCGTTAGGGTTAACTACCAGGTCACCAGGTTTGTTGTTCTCACCGATGATCATGCCTTTGTAGACTTCTTCTCCCGGATCAACGAAGAAAAATCCTCTATCCTGTAATTTATCCAGAGAGTAAGCAGTAGTAGAACCAGCTTCTTTAGCGATCAACACACCGTTGTTACGGCCAGGGATTGCACCTTTCCACGCTTTATAATCGTTGAAACGGTGTGCCATTACAGCCTCACCAGCAGTAGCAGTCAGCATCTGAGTACGTAAACCGATCAGACCACGTGAAGGAATTTCAAATTCCAGGTGCTGCATTTCACCTTTGGTTTCCATGATCAGCATCTCACCTTTACGACGGGTTACCAGATCAATCACCTTACTTGCAAACTCCTGCGGAACATCCACTACCAGGGTTTCATAAGGCTCACATTTCTTACCATCGATGTGTTTAACGATTACCTGTGGCTGTCCTACAGTCAGCTCGTAACCTTCACGACGCATAGTTTCAATCAATACGCCTAAGTGAAGGATACCACGACCATAAACCATAAAGCTATCAGCACTGTCTGTATCCTGTACACGCAATGCCAGATTCTTTTCAGTTTCTTTCATCAAACGATCACGCAGGTGACGGCTGGTTACAAACTTACCATCCTTACCGAAGAAAGGAGAGTTGTTAATACCAAACATCATGTTCATGGTTGGCTCATCCACACTGATAACTGGTAATGCTTCCGGCTCTTCACCATCTGCAATAGTATCACCAATGTTGAAGTTTTCAATACCAACAACTGCACAAATATCGCCAGCGAATACTTTCGCTACTTTTCTTTTACCTAATGCTTCAAATATATAAAGCTCACGCACTTTCTGTCTCTTAGCAGTACCATCAGCCTGCATCAGGGTAATCCACTGTCCTTCTTCAATAGAAGCACGGGTTACTTTACCTACTGCAATACGGCCGAGGAAAGAAGAGTAATCCAGTGAGGTAATCTGCATTTGCAGGTTTCCTTCCGGAGTTTTAGGTTGCGGAACATATTCCAGGATACCATCCATCAGTGGAGTGATATCATCACACTGAGTCAATGAATTGTTGAACCAGCCATTCTTACCAGAACCGTAGAAGGTTGGGAAGTTCAGCTGCTCTTCATTTGCATCCAGGTTGAAGAACAATTCGAATACTGCATCATGCACCTCATCAGGACGACAGTTAGCCTTATCCACTTTGTTGATAAC
This window of the Chitinophaga sp. Cy-1792 genome carries:
- the typA gene encoding translational GTPase TypA, whose product is MNIRNIAIIAHVDHGKTTLVDKILHQTNVFRANQESGELIMDSNDLERERGITIFSKNASVEYKGTKINVIDTPGHADFGGEVERVLKMADGVILLVDAFEGPMPQTRFVLQKALQLNLKPIVVINKVDKANCRPDEVHDAVFELFFNLDANEEQLNFPTFYGSGKNGWFNNSLTQCDDITPLMDGILEYVPQPKTPEGNLQMQITSLDYSSFLGRIAVGKVTRASIEEGQWITLMQADGTAKRQKVRELYIFEALGKRKVAKVFAGDICAVVGIENFNIGDTIADGEEPEALPVISVDEPTMNMMFGINNSPFFGKDGKFVTSRHLRDRLMKETEKNLALRVQDTDSADSFMVYGRGILHLGVLIETMRREGYELTVGQPQVIVKHIDGKKCEPYETLVVDVPQEFASKVIDLVTRRKGEMLIMETKGEMQHLEFEIPSRGLIGLRTQMLTATAGEAVMAHRFNDYKAWKGAIPGRNNGVLIAKEAGSTTAYSLDKLQDRGFFFVDPGEEVYKGMIIGENNKPGDLVVNPNEGKKLTNMRASGTDGASNIAPKTLMTLEECMEYIQHDECIEVTPNNIRMRKSILDEEERKRTAKSMKAEA